GGCATCGTTTACTACGCTAACTATCTGCGCTGGTTCGAACGCGGCCGCTCGGAATTTTTGCGCCAGGTCGGTCTCCCCTACGGAATGATTGAAGAGCAGGGCTTTCACTTTCCGGTCACCGAAGTGAGCTGTCGCTACGCCATCTCGGCGCGTTATGACGATATCGTGCTGATCGAAACCGAACTCAACGAACTGGGCCGCGCCTCGCTGACATTCAACTATCGCATTTTTCGTCACTCGAATAACGATCTACTTGCCAGCGGTTCAACCAAACATGCCTGCATCGCCCACTCCGGCAAAGTTTCCCGCATACCAAAAATATTGATCGAAGCTTTGCAGTCGGTTTAGCGCCGCTCGATATCGCGCAGCGCTTCAAGTAAATAGCTGCGATCGACATACTTACTCGGGTCCGCCAGCGGTCCTTTGGCGCCGGTTTGTTCAGCGTAGATGCGGATGTTGTTCTTCATCCCTTCCA
The sequence above is a segment of the Deltaproteobacteria bacterium genome. Coding sequences within it:
- a CDS encoding acyl-CoA thioesterase, with the translated sequence MKSALPTIKNRTEYRVIYGDTDQMGIVYYANYLRWFERGRSEFLRQVGLPYGMIEEQGFHFPVTEVSCRYAISARYDDIVLIETELNELGRASLTFNYRIFRHSNNDLLASGSTKHACIAHSGKVSRIPKILIEALQSV